One stretch of Halobacillus litoralis DNA includes these proteins:
- a CDS encoding lipopolysaccharide biosynthesis protein, which translates to MRIKHSLLNIGAGIGNQFIITLLSFVSRTVFITYLGVEYLGLNGLFTSILAMLSLAEAGIGASIMYSLYKPVAEDDKNKMNALMRLYRNAYLIIAGVVMVLGLSLLPFLPFIVSDTSIDHVHIIYLIFLLNTVAPYLYMHKNSFLNVCQKGYIVTGIYSVSSILTTILKIAILYYTQNFILYLLIESSITIITSIVLALVVNKMYPFLKDKPDTDLDPETKKGIFKNVKAIVLQNIGAYLVLGTDNIIISSFIGLVAVGIYSNYKMLIDISRTFINQIFNNIYHSVGNLVANENKEKIYSIYKVYRLINFWIYSTFTIAIYIMLEPFITLWIGSDFIMDKSVLLLLMLLFYEKGIRNAITTVKTTSGIFHPDRYAPLIQAAINLTLSITFVQFLGIAGVFLGTLISSLAVPFWTTPYLVYKKVFNLHILKYYYVYGLYILIGTGVYFITKYSTSPILADSYFSLLLKGLLCIIIPSLIYTVIFYRSDEFKYIFSISKRVFYKFRTIKVSHTTNRL; encoded by the coding sequence ATGAGAATAAAACATTCACTTCTCAATATAGGGGCTGGAATAGGGAACCAATTTATTATCACACTATTGAGCTTTGTTTCTAGAACCGTTTTTATCACATACCTTGGGGTCGAGTATTTAGGCTTAAATGGTTTATTCACTAGTATCTTGGCTATGCTCTCACTAGCAGAAGCGGGCATTGGTGCCAGTATCATGTATAGCTTATATAAACCTGTCGCTGAAGATGACAAAAATAAAATGAATGCCCTAATGAGGTTGTACCGTAATGCCTATCTAATCATAGCCGGAGTAGTAATGGTATTAGGTTTGTCATTATTACCTTTTCTTCCATTTATTGTTAGTGATACAAGTATAGATCATGTGCACATCATCTACCTTATTTTCCTGCTAAATACAGTTGCTCCATACCTTTATATGCACAAGAATTCATTTTTAAACGTTTGTCAAAAAGGATATATAGTAACCGGGATTTATTCTGTATCTTCTATATTAACAACAATATTGAAAATTGCTATTTTATATTACACTCAAAACTTTATTCTTTATTTACTCATTGAAAGCAGTATTACAATCATTACCAGCATTGTATTAGCGTTAGTTGTTAATAAAATGTATCCATTTTTAAAAGATAAACCCGATACAGATCTTGATCCTGAAACGAAAAAAGGTATTTTCAAAAATGTGAAAGCGATTGTTCTACAGAATATTGGTGCCTACTTAGTTTTAGGGACTGATAATATTATTATTTCGTCATTTATAGGTCTTGTAGCTGTTGGCATTTACTCTAATTATAAAATGCTGATAGATATTAGCCGGACTTTTATAAACCAAATTTTTAACAATATCTATCATAGTGTAGGAAATTTAGTAGCCAATGAAAATAAAGAAAAAATTTACTCGATTTACAAAGTGTACAGACTCATTAATTTCTGGATTTATTCTACATTCACAATCGCCATTTATATTATGTTGGAACCATTTATCACTCTTTGGATAGGGAGTGATTTCATTATGGATAAATCCGTTTTGCTTTTATTAATGTTATTGTTTTACGAGAAAGGGATAAGAAATGCGATTACAACGGTAAAGACAACCTCAGGTATATTTCATCCGGATCGTTATGCTCCACTAATTCAAGCCGCTATAAATTTGACGTTGTCTATTACATTTGTTCAATTTTTGGGTATTGCCGGTGTGTTTCTGGGAACCTTAATAAGTTCTCTAGCCGTTCCTTTTTGGACAACCCCTTATTTGGTCTATAAGAAAGTTTTCAATCTTCATATCCTTAAATATTATTATGTGTATGGACTGTATATTCTTATTGGTACAGGAGTCTACTTTATAACAAAATATTCTACAAGTCCTATTTTAGCTGATAGTTACTTCTCGTTATTACTTAAAGGGTTACTTTGTATTATTATACCGAGCCTAATTTACACGGTGATTTTTTATAGGTCTGATGAGTTTAAGTATATATTTTCTATAAGTAAAAGGGTTTTCTATAAATTTAGAACAATTAAAGTTTCTCATACTACAAACCGTTTATGA
- a CDS encoding paeninodin family lasso peptide, translating into MKKEWSTPELLTLDVHQTMASGAFGEFDEGYNDDLPHDGQTGYHHVS; encoded by the coding sequence ATGAAGAAGGAATGGAGTACACCAGAGTTGTTAACTTTGGATGTTCATCAAACAATGGCTAGTGGTGCATTTGGTGAGTTTGATGAAGGTTACAACGATGACTTACCGCACGATGGTCAGACTGGCTATCATCACGTCTCCTAA
- a CDS encoding aldolase, giving the protein MRKTLKKGYHVFGLHVSSEMSLPEVPQANLSNTYADVTIRQINLEDQWEKVSGNGKSFYIEENLCMFKVTEVCVCLIRNGNEILFTPLPGSVRSHVRLYILGSCMGIILMQRKILPLHGSAISIDGNAYAIVGDSGAGKSTLASAFLKRGYKLLSDDVIPVSFSDERVPMVTPAYPQQKLWQESMDHFGFESGEYEPIIDRETKFKVPVGDQFEERQLPLAGIIELTKTDDEQVHIEPIQDLYRFSTLFKHTYRNFIIRRAGLMDWHFNTSTKILPHVDMFHMRRPVSQFTANELVDKVLQAIGKEESVV; this is encoded by the coding sequence ATGAGAAAAACACTCAAAAAAGGTTACCATGTTTTTGGCTTACATGTAAGTAGTGAGATGTCATTACCTGAAGTTCCTCAAGCAAACTTGTCTAATACTTATGCTGATGTAACTATTAGACAAATAAACTTAGAAGATCAATGGGAAAAGGTATCTGGCAATGGCAAGTCCTTTTATATAGAAGAGAATTTATGCATGTTTAAAGTTACAGAAGTGTGTGTTTGCCTCATTAGAAATGGCAATGAAATATTATTCACTCCTCTTCCGGGTTCTGTTAGAAGCCATGTTCGGTTGTATATTTTAGGAAGTTGCATGGGCATCATCCTTATGCAAAGGAAAATCCTCCCCTTACACGGCAGCGCCATTTCCATCGACGGAAATGCCTATGCCATCGTTGGAGACTCAGGAGCAGGAAAATCAACCTTAGCCTCAGCATTCCTAAAGCGCGGATATAAATTATTAAGCGATGATGTCATCCCCGTCTCATTTTCCGATGAACGAGTTCCGATGGTTACACCAGCCTATCCGCAACAAAAGTTATGGCAGGAAAGTATGGATCATTTTGGTTTTGAATCCGGAGAATATGAGCCGATTATCGATCGTGAAACAAAATTCAAAGTTCCAGTCGGCGATCAATTCGAAGAACGTCAGTTACCTTTAGCGGGCATCATTGAATTAACAAAAACAGATGACGAACAGGTTCATATCGAACCAATACAGGATTTATATCGTTTCAGCACTTTATTCAAGCATACGTATCGGAATTTTATTATTCGACGTGCCGGGCTGATGGATTGGCATTTTAATACTTCAACAAAGATCTTGCCCCATGTGGATATGTTTCACATGAGGAGACCAGTTTCACAATTTACAGCTAATGAATTAGTAGACAAGGTTCTACAGGCCATTGGTAAGGAGGAATCTGTAGTATGA
- a CDS encoding lasso peptide biosynthesis PqqD family chaperone codes for MSQSVALVQMVQQKEGNIVSDMDGERVMLSIENGKYYNLGELGGEIWDKIENPKPVSELIDELLEVYEVERGVCEEQVQAFLKHLRDENLIEVKK; via the coding sequence ATGAGTCAATCGGTAGCTTTAGTACAAATGGTTCAGCAAAAAGAAGGAAATATTGTGAGTGATATGGATGGGGAGCGTGTGATGCTCAGTATTGAAAATGGGAAGTATTACAATTTAGGAGAGCTTGGCGGGGAGATATGGGATAAGATCGAAAACCCGAAACCTGTAAGTGAATTGATTGATGAGTTGCTTGAGGTCTATGAAGTGGAACGGGGTGTTTGTGAAGAGCAAGTTCAAGCGTTTCTTAAGCACCTTCGTGATGAGAATTTAATAGAAGTGAAGAAATAG
- a CDS encoding lasso peptide biosynthesis B2 protein: MKLMRKLMTFLTLSRESKRLLLESFFYLGWARIQKRRPFSNLAPSLGKHMQETGMDDECTDRRTLAKVSQAIQIMSKYTFWESRCLVQALAAKKMLEKRGVGNTLYLGTAKEDNGEMVAHAWLRSGPYIVTGAKGMERFTIVSTFAGPVGGESHEQSYKPSISERT, from the coding sequence ATTAAGCTCATGAGGAAGTTGATGACTTTTTTGACCTTGAGTAGGGAATCGAAAAGATTGTTGTTGGAGTCTTTTTTTTATTTGGGTTGGGCGAGAATCCAAAAGCGCCGTCCTTTTTCTAATTTAGCTCCTTCATTAGGGAAACATATGCAGGAAACAGGGATGGACGATGAGTGTACAGATCGTAGAACACTAGCGAAAGTTTCTCAAGCTATTCAAATCATGAGTAAATACACTTTTTGGGAAAGTCGTTGCCTTGTCCAAGCTCTTGCTGCAAAGAAGATGCTTGAAAAACGAGGTGTCGGAAATACTCTTTACTTGGGGACGGCAAAAGAAGACAACGGAGAGATGGTTGCTCATGCCTGGTTGAGAAGCGGTCCTTATATTGTCACAGGAGCGAAGGGAATGGAGCGGTTTACTATTGTCAGTACCTTTGCGGGTCCTGTAGGAGGTGAATCACATGAGCAAAGCTACAAACCTTCAATTAGCGAACGTACCTAA
- a CDS encoding nucleotidyltransferase domain-containing protein translates to MSKATNLQLANVPKEVHLILQLLKSDKQQDIDALSRSSFEDIDWNLFIKQSLHHRVYPLLYSKVKMVESGRIPEFVEEKLCFEYKRNTFQMLQLSGEMERMSRLFSSNEIRLLFLKGPMLSHELYGDVSLRTSGDLDVMISIEDLQKAEHLLASHGYQKDDYIETVLEDWKWRHHHVTYYHPRKKVKIELHWRLNPGPCKEPGFEHLWKRKEVSSISKTPIYILGKEELFLFLAAHGARHGWSRLRWLVDIDRLVDQSIDWKNLKRLLIHNHFHLAGAQALYLSSVLLETPVPLEMPVNKRSRVLAQQAIFYLESMINLHSEPLPQEVADYHKRHLFSLMSWNQKFFFILSFLYPYPEDAELLPLPKRLHFLYFPLRPFLWGWRKTRKHAIT, encoded by the coding sequence ATGAGCAAAGCTACAAACCTTCAATTAGCGAACGTACCTAAAGAGGTTCACTTGATTCTTCAGTTGCTGAAGTCAGATAAACAACAAGATATTGATGCACTTTCAAGAAGTTCGTTTGAGGACATCGACTGGAATTTGTTTATCAAACAATCGTTACATCACCGTGTTTACCCGTTACTCTACTCCAAAGTAAAAATGGTTGAAAGCGGACGTATACCAGAGTTTGTCGAAGAAAAACTTTGCTTTGAATATAAGCGTAATACCTTTCAAATGTTGCAATTGAGTGGAGAGATGGAACGGATGAGTCGTTTGTTTTCCTCTAATGAAATTCGGTTGCTTTTTTTGAAAGGCCCTATGCTATCACATGAACTATACGGGGATGTTTCATTGAGAACTTCGGGTGATTTGGATGTGATGATTTCGATTGAAGATCTTCAGAAAGCTGAACATCTACTAGCAAGTCACGGATATCAAAAAGATGATTACATCGAAACCGTGTTAGAAGATTGGAAGTGGAGGCATCATCATGTGACCTACTATCATCCCCGGAAGAAAGTGAAAATCGAGCTGCATTGGCGTTTGAATCCCGGTCCGTGCAAAGAGCCAGGATTTGAACACTTATGGAAGCGAAAAGAGGTTAGCTCGATTTCAAAAACCCCTATCTACATTCTGGGGAAAGAGGAATTATTTTTGTTCTTAGCTGCACATGGAGCGAGGCACGGGTGGTCCAGGTTACGGTGGTTGGTAGATATAGACCGTTTGGTGGATCAGTCCATTGATTGGAAGAACCTTAAGCGATTATTGATTCACAATCACTTCCACCTCGCTGGAGCTCAAGCTCTTTACTTATCTTCCGTCCTTTTGGAAACTCCTGTTCCATTGGAAATGCCAGTTAATAAAAGGTCACGTGTTTTGGCACAACAAGCGATATTCTATTTAGAGTCTATGATCAACCTCCACTCAGAGCCTTTGCCGCAGGAGGTTGCAGACTATCATAAGCGTCATTTATTTTCTCTAATGTCATGGAATCAAAAGTTCTTTTTTATCCTGAGCTTTTTGTATCCTTATCCCGAGGATGCCGAGCTTTTGCCATTGCCTAAAAGACTTCACTTTTTATATTTTCCTCTACGCCCTTTTCTGTGGGGGTGGAGAAAGACTAGAAAGCACGCAATCACATAG
- a CDS encoding ABC transporter ATP-binding protein, which yields MKHVLYFLNEIHSYSGKVLYINLFAMTVIGLLEGIGILLLVPLISLSGIVDLGTQGLPFMEAFQFVEKIPPEIGLPTILLFYVGIVITQNLLQRRITVRNAVIHQGFMRHLRMKTYDSLLHAKWQFYLNKRKSDLVNIMTGEIARAASGTQSFLQFAASLVFTLIQICLAFALSPNITTFVITCGFILILFNRKFLKRSLELGNRSYSLNRRYLSGVTDQMNGMKDLKSNTLEESRGHWHATITKGMQDEQVEYTKLKATSRLYYKIASSILIAAFIFIAIQLFNAQSGQLMLVIVIFSRLWPRVTGIQASMEQIAKVIPSLEAVNRVRHESEQDREFMEESQRNEPLKVNEAIECRNLSFQYKKESRYALKNINITIPSQQMTAVVGRSGAGKSTLIDMLMGLNYPDQGEVLVDGDSISDEKIRSLRKAISYVPQDPFLFNESIRDNLMLVDPEANEEAIWEALEFSSAAEFVRELPQGLDTLIGDRGIKLSGGERQRLVLARAILRKPPILILDEATSALDSENEKKIQEAIEQLKGRMTIIVIAHRLSTIRNADQVIVLEEGEVVQKGDFHQLANDKKNVFSHLLSHQMKVVR from the coding sequence ATGAAGCATGTCCTTTATTTTTTGAATGAGATTCATAGTTATTCAGGAAAAGTCTTGTATATCAATTTGTTTGCTATGACCGTAATCGGGCTCCTGGAAGGCATCGGAATCCTATTGCTTGTCCCTTTGATTAGCTTAAGTGGAATCGTGGATTTAGGCACCCAGGGTTTACCTTTTATGGAAGCTTTTCAGTTTGTGGAGAAAATTCCGCCTGAAATCGGGCTTCCAACAATTCTTCTATTTTATGTAGGAATTGTTATTACTCAAAATTTACTTCAACGGAGGATTACTGTAAGAAATGCAGTGATTCATCAGGGATTTATGAGGCATTTACGAATGAAAACGTATGATTCACTCCTTCATGCGAAGTGGCAGTTTTATTTGAACAAGAGAAAGTCAGATTTAGTAAATATTATGACTGGGGAAATTGCCCGTGCAGCCAGCGGTACACAGTCTTTCTTACAGTTTGCAGCATCATTAGTGTTCACTTTGATCCAGATTTGTCTCGCTTTTGCTCTATCACCAAACATTACGACCTTCGTCATTACATGCGGATTTATTCTCATCCTTTTTAACCGGAAGTTCTTAAAGAGGTCGCTTGAGTTAGGCAATCGCAGTTATAGTCTGAATCGACGGTATCTTTCTGGGGTAACGGATCAGATGAATGGAATGAAAGACTTAAAAAGCAATACACTGGAAGAATCCAGAGGCCATTGGCATGCCACGATTACAAAAGGGATGCAGGATGAGCAGGTTGAATACACAAAATTGAAAGCTACATCAAGGCTCTATTACAAAATTGCTTCGTCAATTCTGATTGCTGCTTTTATATTCATTGCCATTCAGTTATTCAATGCTCAATCAGGTCAATTGATGCTGGTCATTGTCATCTTTTCTCGGTTGTGGCCGCGAGTGACAGGCATTCAAGCGTCTATGGAACAAATTGCAAAAGTAATACCTTCTTTAGAGGCTGTGAACAGAGTAAGGCATGAAAGTGAACAGGATCGTGAGTTTATGGAGGAAAGTCAACGGAATGAGCCCTTGAAGGTTAATGAAGCCATCGAATGTCGGAATCTTTCTTTTCAATATAAAAAGGAAAGTCGTTATGCTCTGAAGAATATTAATATTACTATTCCTTCTCAGCAGATGACGGCTGTTGTCGGTCGCTCCGGGGCAGGGAAGAGTACATTGATTGATATGTTAATGGGATTAAATTATCCAGACCAGGGAGAAGTTCTTGTTGATGGTGATTCCATATCCGACGAGAAGATTAGGTCTCTGCGTAAAGCGATCAGTTATGTTCCTCAAGATCCTTTTCTTTTCAATGAGAGCATTCGTGACAATTTAATGTTAGTGGATCCTGAAGCGAATGAAGAAGCAATTTGGGAAGCCTTGGAATTTTCATCGGCAGCAGAATTTGTTCGAGAGCTCCCTCAAGGACTTGATACGCTTATTGGTGACCGGGGAATTAAGTTATCTGGAGGAGAAAGGCAGCGTTTAGTGTTAGCCCGCGCCATCTTAAGGAAACCTCCCATTCTCATCTTGGATGAAGCTACGAGTGCGTTGGATTCAGAAAATGAGAAAAAAATACAAGAAGCGATTGAGCAGTTGAAAGGTAGAATGACCATTATAGTCATTGCGCACCGGTTGTCGACGATTCGAAATGCGGATCAGGTTATTGTTTTGGAAGAAGGAGAAGTGGTTCAAAAAGGGGATTTTCATCAACTGGCTAATGATAAGAAAAATGTCTTCAGCCATTTGTTGAGCCACCAGATGAAAGTTGTTCGTTAA
- a CDS encoding PqqD family protein — MRPLLKRKKQHEIVEMDKEWMVLDLEAYTITTLNEVGSFCWSILHEDKSLEDIVNIVADEYQMEPRDVEHDVTLFIYKMEDVGLIEHVC; from the coding sequence ATGAGACCTTTATTAAAACGAAAAAAACAGCATGAAATAGTGGAAATGGACAAAGAGTGGATGGTTTTAGATTTAGAAGCATATACCATTACGACTCTAAATGAAGTAGGAAGCTTTTGTTGGTCTATACTCCATGAGGATAAATCATTAGAAGATATTGTGAATATTGTTGCCGATGAGTATCAGATGGAACCAAGAGATGTAGAACATGATGTAACCCTCTTTATATACAAAATGGAGGATGTTGGATTGATTGAACATGTCTGTTGA
- a CDS encoding signal peptidase I: protein MSVDSPSRLVIAKVLISKGRIDLPATGTSMYPLIREGDICRFVSLDYENLKKGDILLYQSDHGQLIAHRLIYKSGDSYLCKGDSNLGNDDWVYSDQLIGKMLYVSKNHKIFYLNGLLGKTWTWSILTFPSVSKLWRRFLAFQESQIRS from the coding sequence ATGTCTGTTGATTCTCCAAGCCGATTAGTTATTGCGAAGGTGCTTATATCAAAAGGAAGGATCGATCTGCCTGCTACGGGTACCAGCATGTATCCGTTAATCCGTGAAGGGGATATATGCCGTTTTGTCTCCTTGGATTATGAAAATCTTAAGAAAGGAGATATTCTGCTGTATCAATCGGATCACGGGCAGTTGATTGCTCATCGCTTGATTTATAAGTCAGGAGATTCTTATCTTTGTAAAGGAGATTCTAACCTTGGCAATGATGATTGGGTGTATTCAGATCAGCTTATAGGAAAAATGTTGTACGTCAGTAAAAATCATAAGATCTTTTACCTCAACGGTCTATTAGGAAAAACATGGACTTGGTCTATCCTTACGTTTCCTTCGGTTTCTAAACTATGGAGAAGGTTCTTAGCATTCCAAGAGAGTCAAATCAGATCATGA
- a CDS encoding ABC transporter ATP-binding protein has product MFVDIALVIAFAWFFGNIIDAAVQSDFDRLQKMIVAGIGISVVSMSVNFIDTLLETKALNAVKRDLNVDLYSHVLKINGKDFSHYHSGELMSHFTNDLHQIDGVIGRGLINLVRLPLIACAALIYLIHINWTLSLLVLLVAPLAVIGGALFGFLLKNNSRKIHELIGGITKNLNETFQGITVIRSFTLEQLFLKNYKKKNDDLYELEMKDAKLRGWFYTGGEAVGTITFLISVLVGAFFVTDQVLTVGALLTFINLVNHLVYPLTGLAGQWAGYQRSASALERILHLLDRAQETSGTAIPFINHSTQYPISFHNVNFSYDGKSNVIRDMDLDLPTGKMTAIVGPSGAGKSTMFQLLQGFYQPTSGSIIFNGQPIDQMNLSEWRQMIAYVPQESFLFSGSLKKNLIYARPDVTQTEMIQAAKNANIHDFIESLPDGYDTEIGERGIKLSGGQKQRVAIARAFLKDSPILLLDEATSSLDHETEFMVKEALDRLMVGRTTLVIAHRLSTIRHADHMVVLDKGEIVQQGNHEHLIAKDGLYKDLYQKQYFIKEGHAWKAHA; this is encoded by the coding sequence ATGTTTGTAGACATTGCGCTTGTCATTGCATTCGCCTGGTTCTTCGGGAATATCATAGACGCTGCGGTTCAGAGTGATTTTGATCGCCTTCAAAAAATGATTGTAGCGGGGATTGGAATATCAGTAGTAAGTATGAGTGTGAACTTTATCGATACTTTATTGGAAACGAAAGCCTTGAATGCTGTGAAAAGAGATTTGAATGTGGATCTTTACAGCCATGTCTTGAAAATAAATGGAAAGGACTTTTCTCATTATCATTCGGGTGAGTTAATGTCTCATTTTACGAATGACCTTCACCAGATTGACGGTGTTATAGGGAGGGGGTTAATCAATTTAGTTCGACTCCCTTTAATTGCCTGTGCTGCTCTTATATATCTTATTCATATTAACTGGACCCTATCTCTGCTCGTTCTTTTAGTAGCGCCTTTGGCTGTCATAGGAGGTGCTTTATTCGGCTTCTTATTAAAAAATAACAGCCGCAAAATCCATGAATTAATTGGTGGAATCACAAAAAACTTGAACGAAACGTTTCAAGGAATCACGGTTATTCGCTCGTTTACTTTGGAACAACTCTTTTTGAAAAATTATAAGAAAAAGAATGATGATTTGTATGAGCTTGAAATGAAAGATGCAAAATTACGAGGGTGGTTTTATACGGGAGGAGAAGCTGTAGGGACCATTACATTCTTGATCAGCGTACTTGTAGGGGCTTTTTTTGTGACGGATCAAGTCTTGACGGTGGGTGCATTGCTCACATTCATCAATTTGGTGAACCATTTAGTTTATCCGTTGACAGGGCTTGCCGGCCAGTGGGCTGGTTATCAACGCTCTGCTTCAGCATTGGAACGAATCCTTCACCTGCTTGATCGGGCACAAGAAACTTCAGGAACGGCCATACCTTTCATAAACCATTCAACCCAATATCCTATTTCTTTTCATAACGTTAACTTCAGTTATGACGGGAAGTCGAACGTAATTAGAGATATGGATCTTGATTTACCTACAGGAAAAATGACGGCGATTGTCGGACCAAGCGGAGCGGGTAAGTCCACGATGTTTCAGCTTCTACAAGGATTTTATCAACCGACTTCAGGGTCCATAATTTTCAACGGACAACCGATTGATCAAATGAATTTATCAGAATGGAGACAAATGATCGCCTATGTTCCCCAGGAATCTTTCCTATTTAGTGGTTCTTTAAAGAAGAATCTAATATATGCCCGTCCCGATGTAACACAAACGGAAATGATCCAGGCGGCTAAAAATGCGAATATCCATGATTTTATAGAGTCATTACCCGATGGTTATGATACAGAAATAGGAGAGCGGGGAATTAAACTCTCTGGTGGACAAAAACAGAGAGTAGCCATTGCCCGAGCTTTCTTGAAGGATTCCCCTATTCTTCTGTTAGATGAAGCTACTTCGTCCTTGGACCATGAAACAGAGTTTATGGTTAAAGAAGCTCTTGATCGTTTAATGGTCGGGAGAACAACTTTAGTCATTGCCCACCGATTGTCTACGATAAGACATGCTGATCATATGGTTGTTTTGGACAAAGGAGAAATCGTACAGCAGGGAAATCATGAGCACTTGATTGCAAAAGACGGGTTGTATAAGGATTTGTATCAGAAACAGTATTTCATTAAAGAGGGACATGCATGGAAGGCTCATGCATAA
- a CDS encoding nucleotidyltransferase family protein produces MIHTFINHLYSKDSLSVLNYQTLIEEVEKDGVAPQIYGILVHQGRLEETPLFFQVRLLEKVNHNRYSSVFIKCETDRILNHCEKLQYELIPLKGVYFAEEYFGNFTHRTTSDIDILVRKERVDDLIQLVKELGFVEEESYIAGHFHRSFSKPLPHSDIPLTVEIHWELMRPDTSSVDTELLWSHAVPFKNYASIKKALSYTHFLFYVPSCLET; encoded by the coding sequence ATGATTCACACATTTATCAATCATCTTTATTCAAAGGATTCTCTTAGTGTGTTGAATTATCAAACCTTGATTGAAGAGGTAGAGAAGGACGGAGTAGCTCCGCAAATTTATGGGATATTGGTTCACCAGGGGAGGCTGGAAGAGACCCCACTTTTCTTTCAAGTGCGTTTACTGGAGAAGGTGAATCATAACAGGTATTCATCTGTTTTTATTAAATGTGAAACAGACCGAATCCTTAACCACTGTGAAAAACTTCAATATGAGCTTATTCCATTGAAGGGTGTTTATTTCGCGGAAGAATATTTTGGCAATTTCACACACCGAACCACCAGTGATATTGACATTTTGGTAAGAAAAGAAAGGGTGGATGATCTCATTCAGTTAGTGAAAGAGTTAGGATTTGTAGAGGAAGAATCCTATATAGCCGGTCATTTCCATCGCTCTTTCAGTAAACCTTTGCCCCATTCAGATATACCTTTGACGGTAGAAATCCACTGGGAACTGATGAGACCTGATACTTCTTCTGTCGATACAGAGCTTTTATGGTCTCACGCTGTACCATTTAAAAACTACGCCAGTATAAAAAAAGCTCTCTCCTACACACACTTTTTATTTTATGTGCCTTCATGCCTGGAGACATAA
- a CDS encoding metallophosphoesterase, producing MILLFMIATTLLIILVIPYTIWDNKRVKIVNEAIAVEGLPDALQGFKILQVSDLHEKTFGKNQEKLISTINSLDYDLILFTGDMMDGVNSENTAPFFNLIDGINNKQHAYYVAGNTDPANYDIEEGTLVKSHFIQETEKRGVKLLESIEVIEHQGEQLNLLDFELSILKPENGFVVANGRVKPKYSKTEPYIQYHNQLLQEINQMNDEGITIALNHYPVSDPRIDQINKTSYYNFGEYDLIIAGHYHGGQIRLPFLGALFIPEPFYENGGFMPPRNRVKGLWEYRGTKQYVSAGLGSSDAINLLNFRLLNTPEINRITLKKD from the coding sequence ATGATCCTCTTATTTATGATAGCCACTACTCTTTTAATCATTTTAGTCATTCCTTATACCATTTGGGATAACAAGAGGGTAAAAATAGTTAATGAAGCAATCGCTGTAGAAGGATTACCAGATGCGCTTCAGGGTTTTAAAATATTACAGGTGTCTGACCTTCACGAGAAGACCTTTGGTAAGAATCAGGAAAAACTAATTAGTACAATAAATTCTTTGGATTATGATCTGATCCTCTTTACTGGAGACATGATGGATGGGGTAAACAGTGAAAACACAGCGCCTTTTTTTAATCTGATCGATGGAATTAATAATAAACAACATGCCTACTATGTCGCTGGTAATACAGACCCGGCCAATTATGATATAGAGGAAGGCACTTTGGTTAAAAGTCATTTTATTCAGGAAACAGAAAAACGAGGGGTGAAACTCCTTGAATCTATTGAAGTCATTGAGCACCAAGGGGAACAACTTAACCTCCTTGACTTCGAACTTTCTATTCTGAAACCTGAGAATGGATTTGTTGTTGCAAATGGGAGAGTGAAACCCAAGTATTCTAAAACAGAGCCTTATATCCAATACCATAATCAATTATTGCAAGAAATAAATCAAATGAATGATGAAGGGATTACAATAGCGCTCAATCACTATCCCGTTTCTGATCCACGAATCGATCAAATCAATAAGACTTCTTATTATAATTTTGGGGAATACGATTTAATTATTGCTGGCCACTATCATGGCGGGCAAATCCGCTTACCTTTTTTGGGTGCGCTTTTTATTCCGGAGCCTTTTTATGAGAATGGAGGGTTTATGCCCCCTAGAAATCGTGTGAAAGGACTTTGGGAATACAGAGGAACAAAACAATATGTAAGTGCGGGCTTAGGAAGTAGTGATGCTATAAATCTCCTGAACTTTCGTCTGTTAAACACTCCAGAAATCAATAGGATTACCTTGAAAAAAGATTAG